GGAGCATCTCGCGCCGTTCGTCGCGCCCTACCTCGACGACACCGCGAGCCGCATCGTGGACGCGGTGACCACGGCGGCCGACGGGCTCGCGGTGACGCCGCTCCAGGTGGCCCTCGCGTGGGTACGGGACCGGCCGGGAGTGGCCGCGCCGATCGTCGGCGCGCGCAACTCGCAGCAGCTCACGGCGGCATTGTCAGTGGAGGCCCTTAGTCTTCCTGACGAGATCTGCCGGGCGCTCGACGATGTGTCGGTGCCCGTGCACCGCTATCCCGATCACGACTGGAGCACGCTGTGAGCACGGAGCCGGAGCCCACGGAGAAGACCGAGCCGGGGACGCGGGGCGCCGCACCGGGGCCGGAGGGCACCGGGGAAGCGCCGGGCCGGGCGACGGACGGCGTCGCGGTGAGCGCCGGGGGCGGCGAAGAAGGGGCGACCGGGGGGTCGGACACCGGTGCCGACGGATCAGCGCGAGACTCCGTGGCGGAGAGCGGTGACGCGGGGGCGGGCGACAGCACCCGGACCGGTGAGGGCGCCGACGGGGCTTCTGGGGGTGGCGATGGGTCGGGGGCGGCCGGGGGCGAGGCCGGTGAAGGCGTGAGTGACGGGCCTGTCGGCGGCGAGGAAGCGGAGGCCGACGCGGGCGAGGGCGGCGACTCCGCCGGCGTTGATGCGGACGGGGCGGGCAAGGCGCAGTTGTCCGAGGCCGAGGCCGAGTTGGCGGCCCAGCGGCTCGAGCGGGAGCGGATCGCACGGCGGAAGGCCGAGAAGCAGCGGCCCCTCGACAGTGGTGCCAAGCTCAGCGGGAAGGCGGCCGATCTCCTCGCTGCCGTACGGGCGGTGGAGAGCGGGGCGAAGCCCGTGGCCGCCGTCTTCAGCGAGCCCGAGCCGCCGCGTCGGCCCGCCCAGGAGCCGGTGCGGCCCCGGCCGGTGTCGGCGGAGGCGACCGGGGCCGGCGGTGTCGGCGGACCCGCGCCGGAGACCGTGGAGGCCGTACAGCGTGTGCTGGCCGAGGGCGGGGCGCCCAAGGCCCTCGCGCCGCAGGTCGCCGCGGTCCTCGGAGAAGGGGCCGCCGAGGAGCTGCGGGCGGATCCCTGGCAGTTGCTGCGGGTCACGGGCGTACGGCCCGAGCAGGCCGACGGGTTCGCGCGGGAGCTGCTCGGCGCGGAGTGCGCGCCGGACGACGAGCGGCGGGGGCGGGCGGTCACCGTCTGGCTCCTGGAGCAGGCGGCGCTCGCCGGGCACACCGCGCTGGAGATGCCGGCGCTCACCGCCGCACTGGCCCAGCGGGGCGTGCCGGACGCCGACGCGGCCGTACAGAGCACGATCGCCGAGGCCGAGGCCCTGGTCTTCCAGGACGCGCTCGACCCGGCGGCCCCGGAACCCGCGGAGGACGACGAGGAGGGCGTGGAGCTGCCGGTCCGGATCCTGGTCGGGCTCGAGCGTTACGCCCTCGCGGAGGAGAGCCTCGCCGACGGTCTGGCCCGGCTGATCAACTCCGTGCCCAAGGAGGACGGTTCGGCCGAGGACTGGGAGCGTGCCGCCGCGTCGGCCAAGGGTTCGGCCGCCGAGCTGATCCGCGCGGTCGCGGCGGGCGGTCTGGTCCTGCACACCGGCGGCCAGGCGTCCCTGACGGAACCCGCGGCGCTGCTGACAGCAGCGCGAGGGCTGGGGCTGCGGGCATGGGCGGCCACGCACAGCCCACTGGGCCGCGACCGCTTCAGCGCCCTGCTCCAAGGCGACCGGCCGATCGCCGCCGGCGCGGACGGGGCCGCGCGGCAGGACGACACCGCAGACGCCGGCCCCCACCGGCAGGGCGGCGGTACACGCGACGCCTCCGTCCCCCAGGACGACTTCGCCCCGGCGGCAGGGGCGGCACCCGGCATCCCGACCGGCTCCGCGCCCTCGGACGGCACCCCGCACGCACAACCCCACACCGGCTCCCCGGGCGGCACCCGGCCCGTCGCGACCGTCGCCGGGCTCCTCTCCGGTGCTGAAGGACCCGGTCGGGATGGAGACGGGGCGCTCGATCTCGACCTGCTCGTGGTGCTCGACGCGCCTCAGCTGGACGTCGAGACGGCCGCGCTGCTCGTGGAGTCGCTGCCGGACGGGGCGCGCCTGGTGCTGGGCGGAGATCCGGCCGTGCTGTGGTCGGCGGGGCCCGGACGGGTGTTCGCGGATCTGCTCGCCGCGCGGATCTGTCCGCAGGTCGCCTCGCGAAGGCCGGACCCCGGCCCCCTGGGCGAGCTGGTCTCCGGTATCGGCATCGGTGAGCTGAACCAGGTCGAGGCCCCCGGCAAGGAGGTCGTGATCGTGCCGGTGCGGGACGCGGGCGAGGCCGTGTACCGGACCGTGCAGTTGGTCGCGGACTCGGTGCCCCGGGCGCTCGGGGTGCCCGCCGAGGAGACACAGGTGATCACACCGGGCCACGGCGGCGCCGCCGGCACCCGCGCCCTCAATGCGGCCCTGAAGGAGCGCCTCAACCCCGGCCCCGGCCGCTTCGGCGGGTTCGACCCCGGTGACCGCGTCGCCTACTCCCCCGCACCGGGCCGTACGCTCCCGGGCCGCGTGGTCGGGGCCGACGCGGACGGCCTGCACCTGACCTGCGCAGGCGAGCCCGTCGTCGTACCGAAGGAGCGCGTGGAGCAGTCCGTACGTCACGGCTGGGCCCTGACCGCACACCAGGCGGTGGGTTGCCGCTGGCCCGCGGTGGTCGCGGTACTGCCCGGCGACGCCACCCAGGCCCTGTCCCGCCCCTGGGTCTACACGGCGTTCGGCAGGGCGGATCGCCACCTGTCCGTGGTCCAGGGCGCGGAACAGGCCCTCCCGAGGGCGGTGGCCGAGATCCCGGCCAAGCCGCGAACGACTCGGCTGCCCGTCCTCCTCAGGACACAGACACCGACGGCCGCCTGACCCGTCCGAAAAAGGGGCGCGGCCCCGGAGATCATTCCTCCGGGGCCGCGCCTCATTCGTCTCAGCGACGGTCCACGTCCAGCGGTTCCAGGTCCTCGTCCTCGAGGTCAGCCCCGTCGGCCTCGTCATCGACGTCCTCGTCGAGGTCGTCGTCAAGATCTTCGTCGAAGACCGCGCTGACATCGAACCGGCACACCACCCGCTCCACGTCGACCTGCTCGAACGGGGCCTCCAGCCACTCCCCCGGCTCGGCCGGTTCGTCGGCCGCGGTGACCCACAGTGTGGAGTCGCCCTCCTCGAGACCGAACTCCTTGTGCCGGGAGGCGATCTCGTCGGGCTCGAACTCGCCGAACAGCACCCCCAGCGCGCCGTGCACCGTGCCGGAGGCCTCTGTGCCGACGGCGTCGTCGGCCGCCTCGACCCGCTGGGCCTGCGCCAGCAACCGCTGCGGCTCCGCCACGGCGTAATCACGGCGGATCAGCACGCTCAGCGCGTTCGGCTCCTCCGGGCCCTTGTACGGCGCGGTGTCCTCCGCGCCGGGGATCTCGAAGGGGGTGACCTCGTCGTAACGGTCGTAGAGCAGCTCGTCGTACACCTCGGCGGCCGCGGCCAGTTCGTTGAAGGCCTCGTAGACGCCGGGGTCGTCCTCCCCCGACCTCCGTTCGACCGCGGCCAGGTGGCGGTCGAGGGCGGTCTTGACCGCCTCGGCGGCGGCACGTACCTCGGCAGCGGTGGGCTGCACAGCATCAGACATAGTGCAGACGCTATCCGTACCGGGCCCCGGACCGCACAATAGATGCGATGCCGGAATACGAATTTGTCGACGTGTACGTACCGCGGGGGGTCTCCCGCAAGGACGCCACACGTCTGCTGACGGACCATGCCGAGTACGGACACTGGGAGTTGGACCGACTGAGCCTGATGCGCGATGGCAGCCGCAGGGTGCGGTTGCGCCGGCGGATCATCCGCCAGGTGCGTGCCACGTGGTGAGACAGGCCGAACGGAGCGGGCCCCGCCGCGGCGGGGCCCGCTCCGTTTCACGCGGTGTGCCCTAGGCCGAGGCCCGTGCCCTGCGGTAGAGCACCGTGCCCGCCAGGAGCGCCCCGGCGCCCACCGGGAGGGCCAGGCCGATCGGCAGGTCGCTGCCGGTCTGGGCGAGCTGCGCGCTGCCCAGGGGCTGGGTGAGCGTCTGGGTACCGGGGTGGTTGCCGCTGACCTGCGTCTGGTGGCCCGCGCCGGGCGGGGTGGCGGGGGAGCCGAGGTGGCCGGGCTCCACCGGGTTACCGGGGTGGCCGGGGTCGCCCGGGTTGCCCGGGTTGCCGGGCTGTTCCGGCGATCCGGGCGGCGTCTGGTGGCCGCCGGGCGGGGTGTGCCGCCCGCCGCCGGAGCCGTTTCCGCAGTCGTCGTCCATGGCGGGGTTGCCGACGCCGATAAGGTCGACGCTGTTGCCGCAGACGTTCACCGGAACGTCGATCGGCGCCTCCACGTGGTTGCCCGAGCCCACGCCGGGTGAGCCACCGGTGTGTCCGCCGGCGTGCGAACCCTCAGAGCCCGCGGAGTCTGAGTCGCCGTGTCCGCCGTCTCCGTGACCCTGGTGACCGCCGTCCTGTGCTCCGGCGCCGCCGCCCTTGCCGCAGCTGTTGCCCATCGCGGGGTTCAGGACCCCGACGACGTCCACGGTGTTGCCGCACACGTTCACCGGCACGTGCACCGGCACCGACACCGTGTTGCCCGACAGTACGCCGGGAGAGTTCGCGCTTGATCCGCTCGCGCCCGAGTCGGCGTGGGCGGCGCCTCCTGCCGCGGCGATCACGCCGGTCGCGGCCGCCACTGTCATCAGGCTCTTGCGGGTGACTTGTCGCATGTACCGAATCCCTGCTTTCGACCTTGTCCCGAAATACCGCCGCATCGCGGTTCTGCTTCTTTTCGAAAAGGCCGGTCGGCCCCGGAACGCATGGCGTGCACTCCGGGGCCGACCGGCTCACCCCTCTTCACTGAGGGCGAGGCACAACGTCACTTGTTGATGCAGGTGTTACCGAAGGCGGGGTTCAGCAGCCCGATCACGGAGACCGTGTTGCCGCAGGCGTTCACCGGCACGTGCACGGGAACCTGGACGACGTTGCCGGACAGAACATCCGGGGAGCCCACAGCAGCACCCTGAGCACCCGCATCGGCGACGGCAAGCCCCGCGCCCGCGAGAACCAGGCCACCAGTGGCAGCGGCAGCGGCGACGACCTTCTTGATCATTCTTCCTCCTTATTGGCAAAGCGACCCCAAGTAGCGGATCGCATCACCTGTAACGCGGAGGGAGTAATGGGGATACGAGCTTATGAGCACATTCACTCTTGCCGACCGATTTCGCACGAGCGGCCGAATTGCCGCGTCAACTCGCGTCGATGAAACGGTCGAGCACCCGCACGCCGAACTTCAGCCCGTCCACGGGCACCCGCTCGTCGACACCGTGGAACATCCCGGCGAAGTCCAGCTCCGGGGGCAGCTTCAGCGGCGCGAAACCGAAGCCGCGGATGCCGAGCTCGTCGAAGGACTTGGCGTCGGTGCCGCCGGAGAGCATGTACGGGATCGCCTTGGCGGCGGGGTCCTCGGCGACCAGCGCGGACTGCATGGCGTCCACCAGCGCCCCGTCGAAGGTCGTCTCCACGGCCTTGTCGGAGTGCACGTCCTCCCGCTTGACCTTGGGCCCGAGGATCTTGTCGAGGTCGGTGAGGAACTCCTCCTCGAAGCCGGGCAGGAAGCGCCCGTCGACGTGCGCGGTGGCCTCGCCCGGGATGACGTTGACCTTGTAGCCCGCGCCGAGCTGGGTGGGATTGGCGGTGTTGCTGAGGGTCGCGCCGATGAGCTTGGCGATGCCGCCGAGCCGGGCGAGCGTGCCCTCCATGTCCTCCGGGTCCAGCTCGGTACCCAGCGCGTCGCCGAGCTCGTCGAGGAAGGCGCGGGTGGTCTTGGTGACCCGGACCGGGAACGTGTGCCGTCCGAGCCGCGCGACCGCCTCCGACAGTTCGGTGATGGCGTTGTCCCGGTGGATCATCGAGCCGTGCCCGGCGGTGCCGGCCACCGTCAGCTTCATCCAGTGCATGCCCTTCTCGGCCGTCTGGATCAGGTAGAGCCGCCGCTGCTCGCTCACCGTGAAGGAGAAGCCGCCGACCTCGCTGATCGCCTCGGTCACGCCCTCGAAGAGCTCCGGGTGGTGGTCGACGAGGTACCGGGCGCCGAACTTGCCGCCCGCCTCCTCGTCGGCGAGGAACGCGAGGACGATGTCGCGGGGCGGCCTGCGCCCACTGCGCAGGCGGTCCCGGACGACCGCCAGGGTCATCGCGTCCATGTCCTTCATGTCGACGGCGCCCCGCCCCCACACGCACCCGTCGGCGACCTCGCCGGAGAAGGGGTGGTGGGTCCAGTCCTGCGCGTTGGCCGGCACCACGTCGGTGTGTCCGTGGATCAGCAGCGCGGGCCTGGACGGGTCCTCGCCGGCGATCCTGGCGACCGTGGAGGCGCGACCGGGGTGCGACTCGAAAATCTGCGGTTCGAGGCCCACCTCGGCGAGCTTCTCCGCGACGTACTCGGCCGCCTTGCGCTCACCCGGGCCCGAGTGGTCGCCGTAGTTGCTGGTGTCGATCCGGATCAGCTCGCGGCAGAGGTCCACGACCTCGTCCTCGCCGGTGACGCCCCTGGCCGTGTCCGTGTCGCTCACGCTGTTCCTCCCGCTGTCACTGCTGGTGGTTCCCCTCATCCTCCCCCCGCGGCCCGGTCCTCCCCAAGACCGGGCCCGGCCCGTCACACGCCGTTCACGCGGGGCCGGGCACGGGGACGGGGGGTGATCGGGGCCCCTCGAAAGCCTGGTAATGTTTCCTTCGTCGCCGCGAGGGGAACCCCGCGCGACAGACACCTTGTCCGGGTGGCGGAATGGCAGACGCGCTAGCTTGAGGTGCTAGTGCCCTTTATCGGGCGTGGGGGTTCAAGTCCCCCCTCGGACACCAGCCGAATCCCCCGGCCGCTCAGCGGCCGGGGGATTCGTCGTGTACGGCCTGTTCGCTGCATGTGGGGCATCTCTCGCTCGGCGTGAAGATCACCAGGTCACAGGCGCGCGGCAGAGCTGCCGCACCGCCCGAACAGCCCTTTCCCGGTGGCCGTTTCGGGGGGTCGAACCTAGCGTCGTACTAAAATTTCCGGCTTGTTACGAGCTGGAGCCGGACAACCCCAGGCAGACCTGCGGCCCGCCAGCGCCCCGGAGGGCTCCGGGATCGAGACGCGAGGACCGATGGCAGCGATACACGAGAGCAGTGCTCTCGGCCTGCTCAACGAAGAGCTCAGCGCAGAGATCCGCGAACAGTTCGGCCACACCGCCCGTTTCTCCGGGGGCCCGGCCGCCTCCCCGCGCACGCTCGTCGACGTCTTCGACGCATCCGTACGGTCCTACCCCGACGAGCTCGCCCTGGACGACGGGACCACCCGGCTCACCTACCGTGCGCTGGCTGTCGAGGTGGAGCGGCTGCGGCGGCGGCTCGCCGAGGCCGGGGTCGGGCTCGGCGACCGGGTCGGCATCCGGGTACCGTCCGGCACCAACGACCTGTACGTCGCGATCCTCGCCGTGCTGGCGGCGGGCGGCGCGTACGTCCCCGTCGACGCCGAGGACCCCGACGAGCGGGCCGAGCTGGTGTTCGGGGAGGCGGAGGTCCGGGCCGTGGTCGGCGCCGGGCACGAGCTGACCGTCCACGGGCGCTGCGACTCCCCCGCCGCCCGGCCCGGCATCGAGCACGACGCGTGGATCATCTTCACCTCCGGCTCCACCGGCAGGCCCAAGGGGGTCGCCGTCTCGCACCGCAGCGCGGCCGCCTTCGTGGACGCCGAGGCCGCCCTGTTCCTCACCGACGATCCCATCGGTCCCGCTGACAGGGTCATGGCGGGGCTGTCGGTCGCCTTCGACGCGTCCTGCGAGGAGATGTGGCTGGCCTGGCGGTACGGCGCCTGTCTGGTGCCGGTGCCGCGTTCGCAGGTCAGGAGCGGGGCCGATCTCGGGCCCTGGCTGGTCGAGCAGGAGATCACCGTCGTCTCCACGGTGCCGACGCTCGCCGCGCTGTGGGAGCCCGAGACCCTCAACGACGTACGGCTGCTGATCTTCGGCGGTGAGGCCTGCCCGCCCGAACTGGCACAGCGGCTGGTGACGGAGGGGCGCGAGGTGTGGAACACCTACGGGCCCACCGAGGCGACCGTGGTGGCCTGTGCCTCGCTGATGAGCGGCGAGGAGCCGATCCGGATCGGGCTGCCGCTGGACGGCTGGGAGCTGGCCGTCGTCGACGAGGCCGGGGACCCCGTGCCGATGGGCGCGAGCGGGCAGCTGGTGATCGGCGGGGTCGGGCTGGCGCGGTACCTGGACGCCGAGAAGGACGCGGAGAAGTACGCGCCGCTGAAGTCGCTGGGCTGGCAGCGGGCGTACCGCAGCGGTGACCTGGTGAAGGCGGAGCCCGAGGGGCTCGTCTTCCTCGGCCGGGCCGACGAGCAGATCAAGCTCGGGGGCCGGCGGATCGAGCTGGGTGAGGTCGACGCGGCTCTCCAGGCCCTGCCCGGCGTCGCGGGAGCGGCCGCCGCCGTCCGCACCGCCCGCAGCGGCAACCAGCTCCTCGTCGGGTACGTCGTCACGCAGGACGGCTGGGACCACGCCGCGGCCGTGAAGAAGCTGCGGGCCGAACTGCCCGCCGCGCTCGTGCCGTTGATCGCCCCCGTCGCCGACCTGCCGACGCGGACCTCCGGCAAGGTGGACCGCAACGCGCTGCCCTGGCCGCTCGAGGGGCTCGAAACGGGCGGCCCCGCGGAGGAGTTGTACGGCACCGAGGCCTGGCTCGCCGAGCAGTGGGCGGAAGTCCTCGGCATCCCGGTCTGCGGTGCCCGCGACGACTTCTTCGCGATCGGCGGCAGCAGCCTGGCCGCCGCCCAGTTGACCACCCGGCTGCGCACCCGCTACCCGAGCGCGGCCGTCCTCGACATCTACCAGCAGCCCACGCTGCGGAAGTTGGCCCGCCACCTGGAGGAGTCCGCGCAGGACGACGGGGCGGCGCGGGTGATCGCACCGGTGCCGCTCAAGGCCCAGGTGATCCAACTCCTCGTCCTGCTCCCCCTGTTCACGCTGCTCGGGCTGCGCTGGCTGGTGCCGCTCGCCGCGCTCGGGAACGTCCTGCCGTACTCCTGGCTGCCGGGCACCTCGTGGTGGCTGGTGGGGGCCGGTGCCCTGCTGCTGTTCAGCCCGCCAGGACGGCTGGCGATCGCAGCGGGCGGGGCGCGCGTGCTGCTGCGCACGGTGCAGCCCGGCCGCTACCCCCGCGGTGGCAGCGTGCACCTGCGGCTGTGGACGGCCGAGCGGCTCGCCGAGTTCACCGGAGCGACCTCGCTGACCGGCTCCTGGCTGGAGCGGTACGCGCGGGCGCTGGGCGCCAGGATCGGCCCGGACGTGGATCTGCACTCGCTGCCGCCGGTCACCGGCATGCTCAAACTGGGCCGGGGCGCGGCCGTCGAGTCCGAGGTGGACCTGTCCGGCTGGTGGCTGGACGGCGACCGGCTGGAGATCGGCCAGGTCAAGGTGGGCGCGCACGCCGTCGTCGGCACGCGCAGCATCCTCTTCCCCGGCGCCCGGGTCGGCAAGCGGGCCGAGGTGGCGCCGGGCTCGGCGGTCACCGGGCAGATCCCGACCGGTCAGCGCTGGGCGGGCGCTCCCGCGGTCAAGCTGGGCAAGGCCAAGCGCAACTGGCCGAAGGAGCGGCCGGGGCGGGGGACGTACTGGCGGGTGATGTACGGCCTGGCCGGCTTCTCCCTGAGCATGCTCCCGGTGCTGGCGGGTGGCGCGGCCTTCCTGGTCGCGCGTCCGTTCCTCGCCGCCCACGCGCCCCTGAAGGGCGCCGCCCTGGCCCTCGTCCCGGCCACGCTCGCCTTCGGGCTGGCGTACGCGCTGCTCGTCCTGGTCGCCGTACGACTGCTGAGCCTGGGGCTGCGCGAGGGGACGTATCCGACGCACAGCAGGGTCGGGTGGCAGGCGTGGACCGTCACACAGCTGATGGACCGCTCGCGCGAGACGCTGTTCCCGCTGTACGCCGGGCTGGTCACGCCGGTGTGGCTGCGGCTGCTCGGGATGCGGATCGGACGCGGTGCGGAGGTGTCGACGGTGCTCGCGCTGCCGAGCCTGACGACGGTCGGCGAGGGCGCGTTCCTGGCCGACGACACGCTGACCGCGCCGTACGAGCTGGGTGGCGGCTGGGTCAGGGTCGGGCGCGCGGAGATCGGGCGGCGGGCGTTCCTCGGCAACTCCGGGATGACCGCGCCGGGGCGGACCGTGCCGGACGGCGGGCTGGTGGGCGTGCTGTCGGCCACGCCGAAGAAGGCGAAGAAGGGCACGTCGTATCTGGGCCTGCCGCCGGTGAAACTGCCGCGCAGTGCGGCCGACAGCGACCAGAGCCGGACGTACGAGCCCTCGGCGGGGCTGCTGTGGGCGCGCGGTCTGGTGGAGCTGTGCCGGATCGTGCCCGTGTTCTGCTCGGCGTGGCTGGCCGTGCTGACGGTGGCCGCGCTGTGTGTGCTCGGGCCGTGGGCCTGGCCGCTGGCGGGAGTGGTGCTGCTCGTGGCCGGTGCGTCGGCGGGGCTGGTGTCGATGGTCGCGAAGTGGCTGCTCGTGGGGCGGCACCGCAGTGGGGAGCACCCGCTGTGGAGCGGCTTCGTGTGGCGCAACGAGCTCGCGGACACCTTCGTCGAGGTGCTCGCGGTGCCGTGGCTGGCGGGTTCCGTGCCCGGTACGCCGGTGCTGACGGCGTGGCTCAGGGGGCTCGGCGCGCGGATCGGCAAGGGCGTCTGGGTGGAGAGCTACTGGCTGCCGGAGACAGATCTGGTGACCCTGGAGGACGCGGCGACCGTGAACCGCGGCTGTGTGCTCCAGACCCACCTCTTCCACGACCGGATCTTGCGGACGGATACTGTTGTTCTCCGTGAGGGTGCCACGCTGGGCCCTGGCGGGATCGTGCTGCCCGGCAGCACGATCGGGGCCCGCACCACGCTGGGCCCCGCGTCGCTCGTCATGGCCGCGGAGTCCGTCCCGGACGACACCCGTTGGCTCGGCAACCCGATCGAGGCATGGCGGCCCTGAACGCGGGCCACTCGGAGTCGGTGAGCGGTGTACCGGCGGATCCGAGCGGCAACGCAGCGCAGGGAGCGGAAGCGGCAGTGGCAGTTCAGCAGGCGGCGGGTCCGGACCCGTACTTCCCGGACCACGGTGACGCCCGGTACCGGGTGCACCGCTACGAGCTCGCCCTGGACTACCGTCCGGGCCCGAACCGCCTGGCCGGGAGCGCCCGGATCAACGCCATAGCGGGGCGCTCGCCGCTCGCCGAGTTCATGCTCAACCTGTCCGACTTCAAGATCGGCCGGGTGCGGGTGGACGGCCGGCAGGCGCGCTACACGCACCGGGGCGGGAAGCTGCGGGTCCGGCCCGCGAAGCCCATCAGGGCAGGTGCCGCCTTCACCGTCGAGGTGCACTGGTCGGGCAACCCCAAGCCGGTCGGCAGCCCTTGGGGCGGGCTCGGCTGGGAGGAGCTGGAGGACGGGGCGCTGGTCGCGAGCCAGCCGATCGGGGCGCCGTCCTGGTATCCGTGCAACGACCGGCCCGCGGACAAGGCGTCGTACCAGATCTCGATCACCACGCCGTCGGCGTACGCGGTGGTGGCGGGCGGCAGGCTGCTGACCCGTACGACCAAGGCGTCCACGACGACCTGGGTGTACGAGCAGGCCGCGCCCACGTCCAGCTATCTCGTCGGGCTGTCGATCGGCAAGTACCAGACGGTGCTGCTCGGTGACCCGGGCCCTGGCGGGGTGCCGCAGCACGGGCACATCCCGGCGCATCTGCTCCCGGAGTTCTCCCGGGACTTCGCGCGGCAGCCGCGGATGATGGAGCTGTTCCAGGAGCTGTTCGGGCCGTATCCGTTCGACGAGTACGCGGTGGTCGTCACGGAGGAGGAGCTCGATGTGCCCGTGGAGGCCCAGGGGTTGTCGCTCTTCGGCGCCAACCACGTGGACGGTGCCCGGGGTTGGGAGCGGCTGGTCGCGCACGAGCTGGCGCACCAGTGGTTCGGAAACAGTGTGTCCATCGCGGACTGGCGGCACATCTGGCTGAACGAGGGGTTCGCCAAGTACGCCGAGTGGCTGTGGTCGGAGCGCTCGGGGGGCCGTACCGCGCAGCAACTGGCCGCTGCGGCACACCGGTTGCTGTCCTCGCTCCCTCAGGACCTGCGCCTGGCCGACCCGGGCCGCAAGTCGATGTTCGACGACCGGCTCTACGAGCGCGGCGGGCTCACCGTGCACGCGGTGCGCTGCGCGATGGGTGACGAGGCGTTCTTCCGGATGCTGCGCGGCTGGGCGGGGCTGCACCGGGGCGGGGCCGTGACCACGACGACCTTCACGGCCCATGTCAACCGGTTCGCGGACGAGCCCTTGAACGACCTGTTCGACGCCTGGGTGAACCGGGCGGCGCTGCCGCCGCTGCCCACGCTGATTCCGGCACGGCCCGCGCACCCGCCCACCAACGCCGGGTCGGCGTAGGCGGGCGGGCCCCGGGTCTCAGCTCACCGGCACCTTCAGCTTGTCCCAGCTGGCCTTGCCCGGGATGCCGTCCGCGTCCCTGCCCCGGAAGTGCAGCTTGTGCTGCCAGGCCTGGTAGGACTTGCGGTCGGCCTCGGTCCACTCGGGGCTCGGCCCCTCCTCGTAATGGCCGCAGCCCTCGGCGACCAGGCGGTGGCCCATCGCGGTGATGATCGGGGACTTCTGCCCGAGGTGGAAGAAGTCCGCGCCGGGGAACGGGATGTACGACGGTTTCGACGGCGTGGGCTTCGGATCGGGTTGGGGCTTCTTGCCGCCGAGGCGGTCGGCGATCTGCTTGCGCATGCCGTCCATGGTGAAGCCGCGCGGGTCCTGCTTGCCCGGCTGCCACTCCTTGTGGCCGATCACCGAGCGCTCGCTCCAGCCGTGGTGGCGGCAGATCGCGGCGGCGACCTTCTCGATGGCCTCCTTCTGCACCTCCGGCCAAGGGTCCTTGCCGTTACCGAGGTTGATGCACTCGAAGCCGTAGAAGTGCCGGTTGCCGTCGGTGTCCGCCTCGTTGTCGCCGGGCAGCTTCGACTCGTTGATCACCGCGCGCAGGACGTCGCTGTCGCCCAATCCGGCATGGTTCGCACGGCCGTTGCCGACTAGGTGGATCTCGCCCTTCTTGTCGATCACACCGTGGCAGAGCGGGCCGGGCAGACCCGAGTAGCCGTCGTAGCAGATGTCGACGGAGGCCGCGGTGCCCGAGGTGACGGTGTGGTGGATCATCACGCCGTTCACCGGGCCCCAGGGGCCCTTCGTGTTGCGGTTGTGGGAACGCCAGTTGCGGACCTCGTGGACCGTCAGGCCCTCCGCGCGCAGGAGTTCCACCATCTTGGACGCGCCGATCGGCTTCGCCATTACCGGTTCCCTTCCTCCGAGGCCTCCGCTTCCGCCTGTGCCGTGGTCTGCGACTGGCCGTGCGAGGGATCGGCCTCCGCGGCCTCCTCCTGACGGCGGGCCTGCTCCTCCGCCGCCAGCGTCGCCTCGCTCGCCGCGGGAACGCTGCTGGCCAGCGGCCCGAAGGCGTAGCGCAGGTCCACGGTGCTGCCCTCGCCCTTGACCAGGGCGAGCGGGGCGAAGCCGCGGACGATGCCGAACGGGGCCTGGAGGAGGGGGCGGCGGGCCGAGTCCGTGGGCCACTCGACGCTGCCGGTGGCGGTGCGGGCGGGGATGATCCAGTGGTCGCCGGTGCGGTAGCCGACACC
This portion of the Streptomyces canus genome encodes:
- a CDS encoding DUF5703 family protein, with amino-acid sequence MPEYEFVDVYVPRGVSRKDATRLLTDHAEYGHWELDRLSLMRDGSRRVRLRRRIIRQVRATW
- a CDS encoding chaplin is translated as MRQVTRKSLMTVAAATGVIAAAGGAAHADSGASGSSANSPGVLSGNTVSVPVHVPVNVCGNTVDVVGVLNPAMGNSCGKGGGAGAQDGGHQGHGDGGHGDSDSAGSEGSHAGGHTGGSPGVGSGNHVEAPIDVPVNVCGNSVDLIGVGNPAMDDDCGNGSGGGRHTPPGGHQTPPGSPEQPGNPGNPGDPGHPGNPVEPGHLGSPATPPGAGHQTQVSGNHPGTQTLTQPLGSAQLAQTGSDLPIGLALPVGAGALLAGTVLYRRARASA
- a CDS encoding helix-hairpin-helix domain-containing protein → MSTEPEPTEKTEPGTRGAAPGPEGTGEAPGRATDGVAVSAGGGEEGATGGSDTGADGSARDSVAESGDAGAGDSTRTGEGADGASGGGDGSGAAGGEAGEGVSDGPVGGEEAEADAGEGGDSAGVDADGAGKAQLSEAEAELAAQRLERERIARRKAEKQRPLDSGAKLSGKAADLLAAVRAVESGAKPVAAVFSEPEPPRRPAQEPVRPRPVSAEATGAGGVGGPAPETVEAVQRVLAEGGAPKALAPQVAAVLGEGAAEELRADPWQLLRVTGVRPEQADGFARELLGAECAPDDERRGRAVTVWLLEQAALAGHTALEMPALTAALAQRGVPDADAAVQSTIAEAEALVFQDALDPAAPEPAEDDEEGVELPVRILVGLERYALAEESLADGLARLINSVPKEDGSAEDWERAAASAKGSAAELIRAVAAGGLVLHTGGQASLTEPAALLTAARGLGLRAWAATHSPLGRDRFSALLQGDRPIAAGADGAARQDDTADAGPHRQGGGTRDASVPQDDFAPAAGAAPGIPTGSAPSDGTPHAQPHTGSPGGTRPVATVAGLLSGAEGPGRDGDGALDLDLLVVLDAPQLDVETAALLVESLPDGARLVLGGDPAVLWSAGPGRVFADLLAARICPQVASRRPDPGPLGELVSGIGIGELNQVEAPGKEVVIVPVRDAGEAVYRTVQLVADSVPRALGVPAEETQVITPGHGGAAGTRALNAALKERLNPGPGRFGGFDPGDRVAYSPAPGRTLPGRVVGADADGLHLTCAGEPVVVPKERVEQSVRHGWALTAHQAVGCRWPAVVAVLPGDATQALSRPWVYTAFGRADRHLSVVQGAEQALPRAVAEIPAKPRTTRLPVLLRTQTPTAA
- a CDS encoding M20/M25/M40 family metallo-hydrolase, which gives rise to MSDTDTARGVTGEDEVVDLCRELIRIDTSNYGDHSGPGERKAAEYVAEKLAEVGLEPQIFESHPGRASTVARIAGEDPSRPALLIHGHTDVVPANAQDWTHHPFSGEVADGCVWGRGAVDMKDMDAMTLAVVRDRLRSGRRPPRDIVLAFLADEEAGGKFGARYLVDHHPELFEGVTEAISEVGGFSFTVSEQRRLYLIQTAEKGMHWMKLTVAGTAGHGSMIHRDNAITELSEAVARLGRHTFPVRVTKTTRAFLDELGDALGTELDPEDMEGTLARLGGIAKLIGATLSNTANPTQLGAGYKVNVIPGEATAHVDGRFLPGFEEEFLTDLDKILGPKVKREDVHSDKAVETTFDGALVDAMQSALVAEDPAAKAIPYMLSGGTDAKSFDELGIRGFGFAPLKLPPELDFAGMFHGVDERVPVDGLKFGVRVLDRFIDAS
- the chpH gene encoding chaplin ChpH; protein product: MIKKVVAAAAATGGLVLAGAGLAVADAGAQGAAVGSPDVLSGNVVQVPVHVPVNACGNTVSVIGLLNPAFGNTCINK